TTGGGTAGGCGCGAGgaccagggagagggaggctgggcagggatGTGTCCGATTCTCCTGAATCAAGGACTTGGGGGAAGCGAGGGCAAATCTCCGCACTCATCCTTGgctcccccgccgccgcccctgGTGTCCCCCGTGCCCCTGAGATGCGGAGGGACGACTAGGAGCGGGACTCGGGGCTTTTCCAGAACAGCTGCTACCCTCTGCGGGTGAGGGGAAGACGGCCGGCTCCGGGCGCGGAATCGCAGCAGGGGCTCTGGCGCAGTTGCGTCGCCGTATTGGGTGTTAAAGGGAGGTGCCCTTGTTATTATCTAACACCCCCcttttatttatcggggggggtgTTACGGCCGGCGTATAGGCTTGCCCCACCAGCCGGCGAGAGCCACGGAGAAAAGccggaggaggaaggaaggggggcgcactgggggtggggatggaggggcggcgggcggggcggggggctgggaAGGGCGGCGGCGCCCGCGGGGGAAGGAGCGCGGCGAGGGCGCGAGTGGGAACGGGCGCGGCGCTGAGGGGCCCGGCGAGGGAGGGGGCCGCGCGCTGCCGCTCCCGCCGCGGCGCCTCTCGCCTTCTCCTTCAGGTGGCGCAAACTTTGCGCCTTCGGGTTTGGCGGATTGTGTTCCCCGCTGCCGCCTCCCCCGGCCGCTTAAGGAAGCTAAAGCCGATTTCGATTgctcggcggcggcggggcggacTCCCGGCCTTCGCGCTCCGGGCTCCAGGGGGAGACGCCATCTCCGCGGGCGCTCCGCAGCTGGTTCGCCAAGTGTGTGTCCCAGATAGCAGGGGGCcacctgggggaaggggggtaaaAGGGTGCCCTTCTTCCCGCCACCAGCCTTCTCTGGCTAGCGCTCGAAGGGGAGCGAGGGGTTCGGCATCGGGGAGCGCGCTGCGCCGGGCTGCACCCACCCAGACCCTCTTAACTCAAGACCGCCCCCCCTTTTGTGTGCCCCCCTCAGCAGGCTGCCGCGATGCCCCTCAACGTCAGCTTCGCCAACAGGAACTATGACCTCGACTACGATTCGGTACAGCCTTATTTCTACTGCGACGAGGAGGAGAACTTctaccagcagcagcagcagagcgAGCTGCAGCCGCCGGCCCCCAGCGAGGATATCTGGAAGAAATTCGAGCTGCTGCCCACCCCGCCGCTGTCCCCGAGCCGCCGCTCGGGGCTCTGCTCGCCCTCCTACGTTGCAGTCGCGTCCTTCTCCCCCAGGGGGGACGacgacggcggcggcggcagcttTTCCACCGCTGACCAGTTGGAGATGGTGACCGAGCTGCTGGGAGGGGACATGGTGAACCAGAGCTTCATCTGCGACCCGGACGACGAGACCTTCATCAAAAACATCATCATCCAGGACTGCATGTGGAGCGGCTTCTCGGCCGCCGCCAAGCTGGTCTCTGAGAAGCTGGCCTCCTACCAGGCTGCGCGCAAGGACAGCAGCAGCCCGAGCCCCGCCCGCGGGCCCGGAGGCTGCTCCACCTCCAGCCTGTACCTGCAGGACCTGAGCGCCGCCGCCTCCGAGTGCATCGACCCCTCCGTGGTCTTCCCCTACCCGCTCAACGACAGCAGCTCGCCCAAGCCCTGCGCCTCCCCGGACTCCACCGCCTTCTCTCCGTCCTCGGACTCTCTGCTCTCCTCGGCCGAGTCGTCCCCGCGGGCCAGTCCCGAGCCCCTGGCGCTCCACGAGGAAACACCACCCACCACAAGCAGCGACTCCGGTAAGCTGAACCCCTCCTGGCCTGTCAAAGGGGGCGACTGGGGctcttattaaagatttttctcGGGCGGCTCATTCAACTGACCACTTTAGCTGACCCAGCCTTTTTTCTTTACTCAGATTTGGGAAGGGAAATGTTAGATCTGGAAGGATCTGGGAGCTCATCATCCCGGAACACTGGGCTTTAGGGGTCCCTCCCATCCCTTCTAAGACTGCCCCCTTGGccagccccctcctctccctccctccctccccttaggaatttcatttgggtttttaaatCTTCTAGCTTATCTTGCAACTCAATCCACTCCCTCTTACTTTTCTTAAGCATTTTAATTGCCCTGGGGTAAGGgggtgtgagggtgtgtgtgaaGGGGGATAAGTGAGGATTGATCCCTGAGAATGAATGAATTGCCTCCCTCTTATGTTCTAAGAAACTGTTGGGATTTCGGGGACTACAGATCCACCAAAAAATAAACCAGGGCAGTGGACAGAGGCAGAGTAGCCTCTCCACGGGGTGCTGTGAACCAGTGAAAGTGCCTTAAAGACTGATGGGCTGAGGAGTTGGGATCTGTTTAGCCTGTTTTGAACACTTAAAAGCAAATCCTTGCCAAAATTGgacctttttccttcctccacccctAGAACTTTTTGGCAAAggcccaagaattttttttttttctttttgcacttCCAGTAAAATAGGGAGTTGCTAAAGTCCTACTAAGAGATTTGGAGCTATTATTTGCAACACCTGAAGAGTTCTTAGTAAAATCCCTTAAAAATAGGAGGTGCTTGGGAAATGTGCTTTTCTTTGGGTGTGTCCAAAGCCTCATTAAGTCTTAGGTAAGAATTGGCATCAATGTTTTATCCTGGTAAATTGTAATTTTCTTGTCTGTGCCGTAAACCTGGCTGTCATTCTCCCGTTCTGACTCGGGCCTTCATGGCAAGAGCAGGATTGATAGACTAGTTGGTTCTCTGGGGATGACTTGGTGCCAGGACTCTTTCTCACACAATAATGCCTTCTATTTACACAGCATTCATTTAATCTAGTCATTGATAGCTTTAAGGAAACGTGGCTAACTGGgtggtttctatttcctttcttaaagaggaagaacaagaggaTGAAGAAGAAATTGATGTTGTTTCTGTGGAAAAAAGGCAGCCCCCTGCCAAAAGGTCAGAATCGGGGTCACCCTCGGCAGGAAGCCACAGCAAACCCCCTCACAGCCCGCTGGTTCTTAAAAGATGCCATGTGTCCACCCATCAGCACAATTACGCAGCGCCCCCCTCCACCAGGAAGGACTATCCAGCTGCCAAGAGGGCTAAGTTGGACAGTGGCAGAGTCCTCAAACAGATCAGCAACAACCGCAAATGTGCCAGCCCCCGGTCTTCAGACACCGAGGAGAATGACAAGAGGCGGACACACAACGTCTTAGAACGCCAGAGGAGAAACGAGCTGAAACGAAGCTTCTTTGCCCTGCGAGACCAGATCCCAGagttagaaaacaatgaaaaggcCCCCAAGGTAGTCATCCTTAAAAAAGCCACCGCATATATCCTGTCCGTCCAGACAGAGGAGCAGAAGCTCATTTCAGAAAAGGACTTGTTGCGGAAGCGGCGAGAACAGTTAAAACACAAACTTGAACAGCTAAGGAACTCTGGTGCCTAAATCCACCTATGGGAGGGAGGAACTGGGATTGCTCATGAATTCTCATTTGTTACTAAGAGAGAGTAAGGAAAAAGGTTCCTTCTGACAGAACTGTAGCAACCTCTCCTATCTGAACTTTTTTCAAATGCATGTTCAAGTGCAACCTCACAACCTTGGCTAAGTCTTAGGATTGAAAGGTTTAGCCATAATGTACACTGCCTCAAATGGAACTTTGGAcataaaagaacttttttttatgcttgccatcttttttttttttcctttaaacagaTTTGTatttaagaattgtttttaaaaaatggtaaagttTACCCCATTTCCCCATGTAAATATGGccattaaatgtaaataacttTAATAAAACGTTTATAGCAGTTATACAAGAATTCAAACCATGTATTataaaccataattttttttatttaagtacatcatcctttttaaagttgattttttctattgtttttagaaaaaataaaatacttggcaAATATATAATTGAGCCAAATCTTAGAAGTTGtgagtgttttgtttcttttcttgctttttgtttttttctttccattctctttccaTCAATTCCGAGTCCCACCATTTCACCCTCAAGGGAATGAATTTACAAAGATGGGAAAAGAAGTTATTTAAGAAAGGAGAgggcttttctttgttaaaatggGTCTGGGGctttaaggtctttattttctCAGGGTTATAAGATGCTTCCTGGAGATTGGTGATAGGGCCAGAGAGAGTTGCTACATGAAAGAATGAACAGGCGGGTAGACTGGTAAGAAGGCAAAGGATGCCAGTGGCTAAAGATAAGTTAAGTATACAAACGGgtaagggctgggggtgggaggaagatgaagaaactCCAGCTGGGTTAACCCGTGCTACCCCGCTAGGCCCTTTACTCAGGTTATCTCTAAAGTGCTCCAGGAGGCAAGTTAGTAACCCTGTTTTACAAACAATGAAATAGACTCAGAGGGCTTTTGCAACTTCTCGGGGGGGCCCACAGTCAGAGGCTGCCTCCAAAGTCCCCGTCCCATTGAAAAATACTTACCACTTCACTATTATGCCTTAGTTCATCCTGGGTCTAAAGTGCTAAGGCCAGGAATGCTTTTGCTTTGGGGTCTGATGGACCAACTCGAGTAATAGCCATACTAACCTACTCTTATGTCAGGCATTCTTAGAAGCATTTTCCTTGCAATAATTTCACTGCAAACCTATGAAGGAAATCAGCCCAATGTTGATTTCCCTATAatagaaggggaaactgaggcacagaagactCCGCTAGGTGCCCAGAGCCCACTGATAATGAAcagtagagccaggattcaaacccaggcagtccaCTCAGCCTGTGCTCGAACACCCTGCCAAAAAGCCAGTGGGAATAAACGGGCCACTCCTAAGAACAGGGGTTAGACCAATCTAGTGGGTCACGTGCCATAAATCTCAACATTGAGGCCCTGTAGGGCATCAGTtccccttttgtttgtttcattttgctattttgttgttcattgtttcatgtttttctttctctgagaaacCCACAAGTCATTCACTCCTACCTTAGCCATTTGTTAAATGCAATTCACCCGTTTCTCCTGGGAAGCAGCCAGTTTGGAATGCTACTGCTCagatcataaaataaaacatacttacTCTTTGTCACATGAGTCATTATTTTGGAAACTACAAACTCCCCTTCCTTCCAGCTTTGACACACGGACACTCATGACACATGGTCATCATTAGAACATGAAAAGGCATTTTTGAATGTAGGCATTATTAATTATAAGCCTTCGCAAACCCGGGGTCTGAACCAGAAACGAGAATATTATTACATAGGCAAATGAAGGTTACTATCGCTGTTCTAATTATCTCATTGTTCCAGCCTCAGAGTAGATCCTCAATCCTGTACTCTTTTTAGAACTTTAACCCACCACCAGCAGCACCACCACCTCATACATCAATAAATAATTACTGTCTTTGGTTCTGAACTCTAGAACAATTTACTTAAGCCCTTAATGTCTGtttctggattctttattttggatCCCAAGTCCCACCCTAATAGTTTCATGTAGTCACACCCTATACCCTAAATTCAAAGGGAGATACAATCTACAGAAGTTGAACAGTTCAAAGTGTTAAAAAGCGGGGGCGATCTTAAAAGATTCCCTCTTTGCCCCTTTGTGGCTGGAGTGCCGCTCTGGAGTGACTCACTTGAGAACAAGGAAGGTGTTAATTTGATCACTAAGTTCAGGCAAGCCAACAGAAAAGGAGAGTGTTCCTCACTGGGAAAACAACTCCCTGTTCCAAATAATCAGGAAACAACTTAGGGATGCAGAGCTTGGCTGTGGGGATGGACGGGAGCCATTCCAACTATTAGTCGCCCCTCTCAGGTTTATGAAGCAAGAGTAAGGTCAGAAAACAGAGCAGATGCCAACTTCTTTCCAGAAAGTCAGGCTGATCTTGACCCCAACATAAATGGGCTCTCAGAGCCAGCCCGGGGATTCCCCACAGTCTGTGCCATTGTTCGATCTATTTTGTAGATAACCATAATCAAGAATCGGAGATGGAGAGGAGCTTGCAATTTGGTCAAGAATATACAGGAAGGAATGAGCTACTACTGACTGTGCCTCTTACCCAGGATGATGTCCAGGAATTAATAGCTACTAGGGGACTCTGGGGATGATTTTGTTTGGGGATGGAAAGTATAAAGAGGAAGGAAGTGTTCTTTCAATGCTGCCATTTGGAAGCTACAAAGGAGATCCACAATATAAAAACaatcaactttttaaatgaacaaagttTTCCAAATCGCAGCCTAAGTAGAGTTCTCTGCTGGTGTTTAAGACAAATTCTGGCACAAAGCTTGGGAAAGAGGACAACAAGTGTGAGGGGGTTTTCTGTGGTTTGTTTGTAACAGTTTatgattggctcagtcagtaataattttttttagcataCACGCTAGGGGCCCCTGCTGTATTTCTTCCCAACAATAAATAATCCTTAGGCTAGAAAATGTTGAAGGGTATCCCACAACACGATCTATAAATGCACTGGTAGCTTCGCAGAAGGCTCCTCTTTTAAGGTTATAGACCATTACAGACCTATTTCAAAGGAGAAGGAGGGTAAAAACAAGCTAATAGGATGAGAACAGAgacacattaaagaaaataaaaggaaaaagactctATACCCACCGCTAAGACTGGAGCAATAAACTTTCTTTAGTCTAGATCCTTCAGGAGAGAGTTTAGACTAAttccaaatttagaaaaaaatccccAAGAATATTTGCTTTCTCTAATTGGTTGGTGGTGACTATAAATGACTCTTGAGttgattttgcattttgtttttaagttcatttctttcaatattaGTCTATGCTAAGAAGACACAGTTGAGGGGAGCCAGTGTTACTGAGATGCAGAACATTAAAAggaatgttctttgtttttaaacaatgcCTGGGAGCTCAGCCACAAACACCCAAACTTTCTTCCCACTGTCACCCCATCAGCTGATCAAGAGATAAAACAAGCCAGTCAGGGGTCTCTGGGGGTGGAGAaagggagttggggagagagaaTTAATCTTTCTTACACACCTACTATCTGCTAAACCCTCCAACTCACAGATCCTCACAACAGCCCAGCTGGAGAGTGATTGTTGAATGTGACAATACTGAAATTTAGACAAGTTCAATAGCTCTCCCAAAGGCACAGAAGTACCAACAATAAATACAACAACAATGGTGGTTAATGTTTAGTGCATGCCAAACACTTCACACACATTATCTTATTTCATCCCCAACACAGCTCTTAGGAGATgaattaattctatttctaatcCCCATTTTATACATCAAGAGATGGACATtttgagagattaagtaacttgacTTCATTCACAGAACTGGCAAAATGGTGACAGCAGgaattattcatttgttcataaatattaattaagcacctactgtgtgcccacaACACTGTGCTGCAGGTGGGCAGAGACGCATAGATAAGGTCCCAGCCCTGAGTCACCTACCCACTAGAggagaacaaaaaaaaactgataatcaGACTAAGAGATTTTACAAACAGTTTTGGAGCAGGTTGGAGTTAAAGCTCTCTGCTGAaaaccccaccccttccctcggAGGGAAAATGGAATCAAGGCTGGAGCTCAAGGAAAGTTggaagaggaacaaaaagaagaatcatcagagggatggagggaaggtaGGAAAAATGGTGTCAATGAAGCCAGGAGGAAGGGCTTCTACAAAATCAGAAAGGGCATCAGCGCACAGAGAATGGTCCATTAGACTCCCCGACTCGGAAGCATCTTCTTAGCCACGCCTCCTCACCAGGATCCGCCCCCTCTTCTTCATGCCCTTCATTCAATCCATCACTTCAAACAGCTGGCTGCTCCTTTCCCCCACAGCCTGCCCACCTCCAATACCTTCTCCAGGAGTTCCCAAAGCGTGATGCCTAGACCACTGGCACTGTATCACCTGTGAATTTGTTGCAAATGGAAACACATAGTCCCCTGAATTAGCCCAGGAGTAGACCCCAGGCAAGTGTTCTATCAAGCCCTCTGGGGCTTGAGAACATTGGAGAACCACTGCCTTCCCCATCACTGCCATCCTAGTGATTTTTCAAAATCACAAATACGGATAGGCTCCTGCCATGCTTGAAACGCCCTCGGAGGGTTCCTGCGATGGTTCAGCTGAAGTCCAAAGTTGTTGTACACCCACAAGGTTCCTCCACacactgccttctgctccctcacaGGGCTTGTCGTCACTCGTTTCCCTATGCCCTGTGAGATGTTTCAGACACTTTGTCCCCTCTGGTGACCCACCACCCACCCAATTCACCAATACTGAGCCTACAGGCCTGACATGTTCTCACTCATGTTTCATTGCTCACCTTCTAGTATTCGCTGACCACGGAGACAGGGTTCCTTAGAGGACTTGGATTACGTGTCCAAACACTTCCCATCCTTTACAGACATCACTTGTCCTGCTTTGAGAGATGGAACCACATGGATCCTGTTCACCGACAAATCCTCACCCAGCACCAATGTAAATGCCTGGCATCAAGCAGGGACCAGATGATTCCTTCATGAATTGCCAAAAGaagagtcatcttttttttttttttaagattttatttatttgagagagagagtgtgtaagcAGGAGAGCActagcgggggcggggggaaggggcagagggaaaagcagactccccattgagcagggagctccaccccaggaccctgagatcaagacctgagctgaaggcagatgttaaaccaactgagcctgcAAAGAGCCACTTTAAAGCAACATGGAAACATTTCTCACTAACCTTTTCAAATGTGTAGCTGTGAGGATAGAGAAAGAtggatgggggcgcctgagtggctcagtgagttaagcctctgccttcagctcaggtcatgatctcagggtcctgggatcgagccccgcattgggctctctgctcacagaagagcctgcttccccctctctctctgactgcctctctgcctacttgtgatctctctctctctctctctctctctctctctgtcaaataaataaataaaatacttaaaaaaaaaaaaagatggatacaTCCAGTAAAgacagaatttttatttggtttggaGTTGGAGTGGCTTTTGACTTTATCTTGCTGAAGATGGAAGAGATAATTCATTTGTATGCTGATGGGGCAGAGCGGAAAAGGGAAGAATGGAAGATACAGGAGGAAAGAGGGATGAAGCCAGGCAGAGCCACTTAAAGGGCAGCTTCCCTCTTTATCTGCCCGCTACCAATCTCCTGGAGTTCCAAAGGCCTTCAGCCTAGTGTGGAATGTGAGTGAGCTAAGGTGATGGGTTGTGGGGGGTGGTGCATTCCAGACAGGGCCACTCCTGCAGACAGTGATTCCTCCAAGCAGTAATGGCAAAGACCAGCCCAGGTCTCCCCCTCCAGGCTCCGAGGGCGCTCTGCTCTCACTCTCACAGGCCATGTTCACTTGCGTTAGAAATCACCTGTtgcactctgtttctctcttgcgAGACTCTGAAATCCTGGAGATGATATCAGGTCTCTGATGTTCTCCCTCATCACTGTACCCACAGGGTAGGCACATGTCTAATACATAAAATTGCGTTGAGTGAGTGAGTGTTTTAACACACGAACGAATGAATGCATACATTTGCCACACATTCTAAGTGTTTACTTCCTGGGGCCGTCAATCTTTCTCACTCTGTTCAGTCCTTTGCTTTGTGCTCAGCTCATATGAAATCGATCGCCCCGCTGAGGTCGACCTCATTCGTTGTGGAGGGCAGAAGACTCAAGGATAGCCTCTCTGAGTCTATGGGCCAGGGTCTCTGCATTACCAGCAGCAGAAACTCAGCTTAAAttggcaaatgaaaaaaaaaaaaaaagcaaaaaacaaaaacaaagtgaagACAAAAAAGTACACACTAGCTTATGCAACTGAAAAAAGCCCAGGAGTGACTGGATCTAGGGGCTTTAACGGTAGCTTAACGATTCTTTCCACATCCTCATCTCAGTCAGGAGCTCCCTACCCCACCGAGGGCAAAGATGGCTGCCTGCACCGTCAGAAAGGATTCTGATTACCCTCCTGGGATTACATGCCCACCCTGAGGCTGGTGGATCCCTTGGTTCCCAGCCCCTTTCCTGTGGTAGAGCTTTGACTGATAGCCCCATCCAGCAGGAGGAACTGCAATCCCGAAACGGAAAAGACGGGCACACAAAAAGAGCAGGTGTTCCCCAGACTGACTCACAGAATAATCGTGGTGCTAAGCTCCTCAGAGTTCCCTGGAAGAACCCAGGTGTTTTGAAAAACCCCACTAACTCTCAAAATTGCCTGAAggatcttttttataaaataacgATTCCCCAAATCCACCTGAGAGCTACAAAACCAGAGTGTCCAGAGAGTGGGACCTAGGAGCCTGTATTCTTTTCAAAGTTCCACAAGTGACAGGGAAGAACAAGTAAGGTCTGGGGACTAATGTCAGAGCTGAAGGCACCTCACTTCTGAAGTCCCCCAGACCTGAGTTCCGATCTGGCTGTGCCGCCAGCTGGCTCTGTGACCTGGGCCACATGACTCTGCCACTCTGAGCCTGACTTTCCCAACTGGTgcgggagaaagagaagaaaagggtaGCCTGGGGTATATGGGAAATATACGTCCTGCCGGGGCttttgagagaattaaatgaggtacCATATGAGAAACGGTGTGGCTCAGATGCAGTAAAAGAGAATTTCCTCTCCTTCtcgccccttccctcccctccatttcAATGTGTCACCAACTCCTTCAGATTCTACCTCCTAAATACCTCTCGGCTCCTGGCCGCTGTTACCACCTTCTTTTCACCCACCGTTATCTTTTGTCTGGGTCTCTAGGAGCTTCTCACCGCCTCTAGTCTGGTCTCCACAAAAGCCCAGGAATGGTCTTCAAAAGATGGCTGACTGGATTCGTTGTCTGACCTGCAAGAATTCAGCAGCTCTCTTCTTACTCCGACTGTAAAGTACATGTATCTTCATATCTGTTCCTGACCTGCCCCCAGCTTACCCGTCTGGATTCAAGCCACATCACTCCCTCAGGTATAAGCTCCAGCTACACTGGGACAATTGCCTTTCTTCTGAACTGCCAAGCACATGCTCTCCTCAGGACCTCTGCTCTCGTTCTGCCCTCGGTCTGAATGAGACTCATCTCCGGCAGGTCTTGTTCTGAACGTCACCTCTTCAGAGAAGCCCTCCGTGACCTCTGCTCCCTCGGTTCCCTTTTCCATGCTTATCTTGTTCCCAGTAGCTAATAGCAGTGAAGCACTGGGACTCTTTTGTGGCCTGTTCTGTGTTATCTCAGGGCATCCCCAGGAGATGAAAGCACTCACTTCCTCATCAGCATACTGAGATTCGGGATCATCAGgtaactttctcaaggtcatatAGCAAAGCAGTGTCAGTGCAACAAGTCAACCCTAGGTCATTTGATTCTGTGTCACCACGTTCCTCTACTTCCCACTGCTTCAAGTCTACCACACTACACTGAAATCGCCTATGTCTTCCTCTCGCTTGTGCATTGGAATTGGAGCTACTTGCTTATGTGTCTTGCTATTACCAGTGCTTAGCGCTGACTAAGCACATCGAAGAGACTCAATTAATGTTGCTAAATAAATGCAGCCAATGCACTCATATGCCAAGACCTGTGGCCAGACAGAGACTGCTGACAAGTTTACGTCCAAAGGAATGTGTCCCTGCCATGCTGTTTGAGGACTGGGATACGGGACAGGATGAGGTCAAGAGCTGGAGGCAATCTTAGGCTTTGCTTTCTGGATGAAGCTTCCAAAGTAGATACAGTCTTCCCAAGGGCCTTCCTTCAGCTTGTTTCTGGCGGATTTGGTTCAAGACTTCAGGTCTTCTGAGCTAAAAGATTTGTTTCCTTGTGTTACCTGAATCCAGGATAACTTCCTAAGGTAGGGGCAATTTACGTCCAGCCCAGTTCTCAGTCATCCCACCTACAGACTTCCCCAGGCTACAAATACTTGTTGGGTATCTCCGACATACAGAGGAGGCACCAGTGTGGAAGAAATCAATTGAACAATGTAGTAAAGAAGCATGATGTTGAGCGAGTATTTATGCAAATAATTAAGCAAATAAATTCAAGCATCCAAAGCAGTGAGAAGAACAGATTTTAGGGGACTGTTTAACAGCCTCGGGGTTCAAGGAACATGTTCCGTCAAGACATGGAGATGGGTATGGGTTAGTCTGGCCAAATTTTCTGAGACCCTGCAGTGGGAGCGAAGACGACATGCTCAGGGCACCCAGAGCAAGATAGAGTGGAAGGAGCCGACAGCAGGAGATCACCCCTGGATGAAGCCCAGGGCGTGGGTCCCAAGCCAATCACCCAGGAGCCTCACGGAGGCATTCAGATTTCTGTCTGAGGACAGACTGCAGTGGAGGAGCTCCCTTCATTCCCCCCAGTGTTTGCTGGATCCTCTGGTCGTGGCCACACCATCCCCACAGCCTTGGGTGTGGTCGCTCGGAAGGCATAGCGCTGACTTTC
This region of Mustela erminea isolate mMusErm1 chromosome 16, mMusErm1.Pri, whole genome shotgun sequence genomic DNA includes:
- the MYC gene encoding myc proto-oncogene protein isoform X2, translating into MEGRRAGRGAGKGGGARGGRSAARARVGTGAALRGPAREGAARCRSRRGASRLLLQVAQTLRLRVWRIVFPAAASPGRLRKLKPISIARRRRGGLPAFALRAPGGDAISAGAPQLVRQAAAMPLNVSFANRNYDLDYDSVQPYFYCDEEENFYQQQQQSELQPPAPSEDIWKKFELLPTPPLSPSRRSGLCSPSYVAVASFSPRGDDDGGGGSFSTADQLEMVTELLGGDMVNQSFICDPDDETFIKNIIIQDCMWSGFSAAAKLVSEKLASYQAARKDSSSPSPARGPGGCSTSSLYLQDLSAAASECIDPSVVFPYPLNDSSSPKPCASPDSTAFSPSSDSLLSSAESSPRASPEPLALHEETPPTTSSDSEEEQEDEEEIDVVSVEKRQPPAKRSESGSPSAGSHSKPPHSPLVLKRCHVSTHQHNYAAPPSTRKDYPAAKRAKLDSGRVLKQISNNRKCASPRSSDTEENDKRRTHNVLERQRRNELKRSFFALRDQIPELENNEKAPKVVILKKATAYILSVQTEEQKLISEKDLLRKRREQLKHKLEQLRNSGA
- the MYC gene encoding myc proto-oncogene protein isoform X1 — encoded protein: MEGRRAGRGAGKGGGARGGRSAARARVGTGAALRGPAREGAARCRSRRGASRLLLQVAQTLRLRVWRIVFPAAASPGRLRKLKPISIARRRRGGLPAFALRAPGGDAISAGAPQLVRQQAAAMPLNVSFANRNYDLDYDSVQPYFYCDEEENFYQQQQQSELQPPAPSEDIWKKFELLPTPPLSPSRRSGLCSPSYVAVASFSPRGDDDGGGGSFSTADQLEMVTELLGGDMVNQSFICDPDDETFIKNIIIQDCMWSGFSAAAKLVSEKLASYQAARKDSSSPSPARGPGGCSTSSLYLQDLSAAASECIDPSVVFPYPLNDSSSPKPCASPDSTAFSPSSDSLLSSAESSPRASPEPLALHEETPPTTSSDSEEEQEDEEEIDVVSVEKRQPPAKRSESGSPSAGSHSKPPHSPLVLKRCHVSTHQHNYAAPPSTRKDYPAAKRAKLDSGRVLKQISNNRKCASPRSSDTEENDKRRTHNVLERQRRNELKRSFFALRDQIPELENNEKAPKVVILKKATAYILSVQTEEQKLISEKDLLRKRREQLKHKLEQLRNSGA
- the MYC gene encoding myc proto-oncogene protein isoform X3, which produces MPLNVSFANRNYDLDYDSVQPYFYCDEEENFYQQQQQSELQPPAPSEDIWKKFELLPTPPLSPSRRSGLCSPSYVAVASFSPRGDDDGGGGSFSTADQLEMVTELLGGDMVNQSFICDPDDETFIKNIIIQDCMWSGFSAAAKLVSEKLASYQAARKDSSSPSPARGPGGCSTSSLYLQDLSAAASECIDPSVVFPYPLNDSSSPKPCASPDSTAFSPSSDSLLSSAESSPRASPEPLALHEETPPTTSSDSEEEQEDEEEIDVVSVEKRQPPAKRSESGSPSAGSHSKPPHSPLVLKRCHVSTHQHNYAAPPSTRKDYPAAKRAKLDSGRVLKQISNNRKCASPRSSDTEENDKRRTHNVLERQRRNELKRSFFALRDQIPELENNEKAPKVVILKKATAYILSVQTEEQKLISEKDLLRKRREQLKHKLEQLRNSGA